The Sphingobacterium lactis sequence TTTGCCGATGTGAAAAAAGGCTGGTGCCTGGTAACCTTTCAGGGTGTATCGATCGGATGGGTAAAAGTATTGGGGAATAGGGTGAACAACTATTATCCAAAGGAAGTCCGCATTGCGAACCTTTAAGATAGTTGTTGCAAGATGAGGTGGCAGATATCAATGGCGACCTCTTCTTTTGACTTCAGGTCGAAAGCCATAACCTGGCCATCTTTTTGAATTACCGTGACCTTATTGGTGTCGTGGGCAAAGCCAGCACCTTTATCCTGCATGCTATTGAGGACGATAAAATCAAGGTTCTTTCGTTTTAGCTTGTCCTTGGCGTTTTCCAGTTCATTGTTGGTCTCCAATGCAAAACCGACTAAAACTTGGTCAGGACGCTTCTGAGCACCCAATGTGGCTAAGATATCTTTGGTTTTCTGAAGTGCGATGGAAAAATCTTCAGCTTTCTTCTTAATCTTCTGATCAGCGACCTCTGTTGGGGTGTAATCGGCTACGGCCGCACTCATCACCGTGATATCTGCAGCAGGAAAGTGTTCTGCGCAGGCATCAAGCATCTGTTGCGCCGACTTCACATCAATTTTCCGTACGCCTTTGGGTGTAGTTAGTGCAGTTGGGCCGCTTACCAAAGTTATCTCAGCTCCAAGTTTTGCCAATTGCCCTGCGATGGCATAGCCCATTTTACCGCTGGAGTGGTTTCCAATGAAACGAACGGGGTCTATGGCTTCATAGGTAGGTCCGGCGGAAACCAATGCTTTTTTTCCCTTCAGCGGCAAGTCCTGTTCCAGATTCATGCTGATGAAATCGAGAATTTCTTCCGGTTCGGCCAAACGTCCTTCACCAACTAGGCCACTCGCCAATTCTCCATTTCCAGGTTGAATGATCAGGTTGCCGTAAGATTCCAGAAGCGCGATATTATTTTTTACAGCAGGGTGGATCCACATATCCAAGTCCATTGCTGGAGCGATATAGACTGGGCTTTTCGCTGATAGATAGACTGCTTGGACCAGGTTGTCGCAGAGTCCCTGCGCACATTTCGCCAAGGTATTGGCCGTTGCCGGGGCAATGAGGATCAGGTCTGCAGCTTGGGCAATATGGACATGGTTATTCCACTCCCCAGTTTTAGGGTCGTAATAATCGACCAGAACGGGGTTACCGGATAGGGTGGAAAGGGTAAGGGGAGTAATAAATTGGGTCGCCTCTTCGGTCATGAGGACTTGAATCGACGCACCCGCCTTTCTCAGTAAACGGACCAACGTTGCAATTTTGTAAGCGGCAATACTGCCACTTACAGCAATTACAATATGTTTGTCCCTTAAAGGCATCTTTTTCTGATTACTCTTGTTCTTTAGATGGGTTTCTAAAGTATACTTTATCGTGCAAGAATTCGTCAACCGCTACCAATGTAGGCTTAGGCATACGCTCATAATGTTTTGAGATCTCGATTTGCTCACGATTTTCGAACACTTCCTCTAAATTATCATTGCTGCTCGCAAATTCAGAAAGCTTTTGGTTCAACTCTTCTTTCATGTCCACAGCGATTTGGTTCGCACGTTTGCTGATTACGACGATAGATTCGTACAGGTTGTCTGTGCTCTGGTCCAACTCTCTTAAGTCACGAGTTACCGTGCTGTTTGGAACGGTGTTTTTATTCTGGTTCATATATATAAAAATATAGATATATTATTCAATTATTTTGCTTCAGTTTCGATAGGGACGCCATTAGGTGTAGAGACACCCAAGTCCTTCTCTTGCTGTTTTCTGTTTTTCTCATCATTGGCCAAGATCTTCAGTGCCGTTGCGATCTTGCGGTCTGCGGAACTTCGCAATCCGTTCGCCTCACTGATGTACTTGCTTTCTGGATAATGTTCAGCAAAGCTGTCGTAGTAATCGATCATTTGGTTGAAGCGCTCTTCCTGACGGTGCGGATAGCTGTTGTCGGCAAAGAGGTATTGCGATTTCACCAAAAGGAATTCGATTTCTTCAGCATGCTTGGTATCTGGATACTCCTTCAACACATTCTCCAATGCGATAACGGCCGCACGGTAATCATCCGGTAAGCCCATGTTGTAGTACAACTTGGCGTTATCGAAGGCTTTCTTTTCCAATTTTTCGCGAAGATTCTGGATCAGGTCACCGGCTTCCTTGGCGCGCTCCGACTCCGGATAGAGATTTACAAAGAGCTGCAATTGATCGATCGCTTTACGGGTATTCTCTTGATCGAGGTTCGACCGTGGAGAATCGAGGTAATAACAGTAAGCAGACATAAACCGACATTCCTCGGCACGCGGGGAGTTCGGGTAGCTGGTTGCGAAATTACCAAAGTGAAAGCGAGCCGAGATATAATCCTTCAACTTGTAAGCCGAATAGGCTGTATAATAGTTGAGATCTTCTGCATCGGCGGTACCGCGATATTTCGTTAGGAGTTCCTGGAATAAGGTCAATGCCTTGGAGTACTTCTCTTTCTCGTAGTACTTTACAGCCTCCTGATACTTCATTTGCACATTATTGCTGGCACGTAGTTTTTCGAATTTACTCTTACAACTGCCCAGACTCAATAAAAGAAACAAGCCTACAATTAGGCTAAATACATGATTCTTTAAAAACATTCCACAAAGATACGTGAATTAATACTAATATTCAATTATAAATGATATGCGAAAATAAAGGAAATCAACATTTATGGTCCCATATATAACCCGTTTTAACAATCTTTAACTATCATTGGCGGTACCAAAGCACATTATTAGCTAGGTGGCTAATTTCGAGGCTATTACCTAGGGACGAGCAATTCACGTAATTGCACCGATAGGCAAGGGGATAAATGCTTTGATTTCTATCGCTTTTCACTTCGTTTCGTCAAAGCAATGTTGAAATCCATTGTAATTAGAGTTCCTTTATTTAAAAAATAGCTATATTTACATTTAAAATAAATTATTGAATAGAACAATGACCTTATTAGATAGAGTAGAGCAAGCACTGGATACCATGAGACCGTACTTACAAACTGATGGTGGTAATGTTTCTATTGAAGAGATTACGCCAGATAATATTGTGAAATTGAAATTGTTGGGAACTTGCGCCAATTGTTCTATGAGTATCATGACCTTTAAGGCCGGTCTTGAACAGGCCATAAAAAAGGCTGTTCCGGAGATCGTGGCTGTAGAAGCCATCAATCTAACGGACATGAATGATCCAAATGCAATTAATCCCAACCAATTGTAATAAAAATATTAGGTACTGTTAACACAATTTAACAGCGACCCAACACCGATTTTCCATAGTTTTGTGGTAATGAAAGCCTTATATAAATATCTATTGCTTATTGCCCTTTTTTCTATTTTCGGATCAGTCAATGCTCAGGAAAAGAAAATCGTGCAATTTTCCGGCTATATCATAGCAGAGGGAACGGATGTTGCCGTGCCTTATGTGTCGATTCGGAACAATAGCTATGGCAATGAGGGCTTCACGGCCAATCATGAAGGATTTTTCTCCTTCGTGGCGCATGTTGGAGATGTCATCGAATTGACCTCCATCGGTTATAGGAACGTAAAGGTTACTATTCCAAATGTGAGCAGTGATAAATATTCAACCCGGATAGAAATGATTCCCCTGATCGAGGAACTTCCGGTAGTTACCATTGGTCCGCCACTTCCATGGGCCAGTATTGAGGAGTTCAACATGGAGTTCTTGGCGTTAAATATTGGCTATGATGATGTCCTTACCGCCAAACGGAACCTATCTCCACAGGCAATGGCTGCGCTATCCCGCATCGTTCCCCGGAGTGCTGAAGAAATCCAAGCGTACAGCACAATGCAGCGCCACCTCAATATGTCCAATCGGAACATCAATCCAAGCATGAACAATCCATTACTGAATCCCTTTGCATGGGGCAGCTTGATCAACCAGATTAAGCGTGGAGATTTCAGCAGGCAACGGCTGAAGTACTAGAGTTCATTTCATTGGGCAAGTAGTCGCAAGCCCGTTCCGTTATACACTTTTTAAGCCGTTAAAGCCTTTTACATTGAGGCGGGACGCCATGTAGGATACAATGGTGGATACGATCATGACCGTGACAAAGATCAACACCAGATCCATATAGCGAACGTCGACTGGATAGGACTCAAAGAGCGAGCCTTCTCCTGTTTTAACGAATCCGTATCGTTCCTGCAACAGACAGAAAATCAAACCGATTACCGCGCCAACGAAACTTCCGATCATGGCGATCATCATCCCTTGGTAGAAAAAGATGTTTTGGATCAGGTTATTGTTGGTACCCAGACTGTTCAATACGACCATATCCTGCTTTTTATCGATAACCAACATGGTCAATGACCCGATGATATTGAAAATCGCAATGATGCCGATGATGGTGACAATAAAGAACACGATCCATTTTTCCGACTTAACGGTCTTGTATAGTGTAGGGTTCTGTTGTTCCCTGTTCTTTACGGTGTACTTGTCTCCAATGATTCCCTGAATTTCTTTCTGGATCTTTGTGGAATTGTCATTGTTCGCATAGATCTCGATGGCCGAGATTTGGTCGTGCTCATTGAGCAAATCCTTTGCAAAGTCCAACGGAACAATGATGAGGTCTTCAAAGCCTGGTTGATAGCCCAGGATTCCGCTCGGCCTGATCGCTCGGGATCGGATATCTTCCAAAGGATTGATGTTGGAAGGGGAGGCATGTTTGTCCGGTATGTTGAGCATGACTGAATTATCTATGCCATGCAGGGGGATCTGTAGGTTGGCCTGCACCGTTGTGCCGAGAATGGCGAAATAGGTGCTGTCCTGCTGGATAGAAAGATTTCCCTCCAAGAGCATGTCGCCATTGGACATATGCTGTAGGCTGCTCGATTCCACTCCCTTCAAACGCCCGACGAATTGCTGGTGGTGGTATTCCGCCAAAACCTTGTCCTCCAAAACTTCACTATAGGATGTGATCTGTGGTAAGTTCCGGACTGCAGTAAACACCTCGTCCTTACCGGAAAATACCTTTCCAGAAGTTGGTTCTATGCGGTATTCCGGAGAAAATATACTGTATTGCGAAAGAATGAATTTTTCCAATCCATTGTAAAACGAGAGCACGATCACCAAGGCTGCCGTGCTGACCAACACGCCGACCATACTGATCGTCGAGATGATGTTGATCGCGTTGACCGACTTCTTGGAGAAGAGGTATCGTTTTGCAAAGAATAATGGAAGTTTCATAGCCTTAACCTCGTATAAATGGATTCGATTGCTTTTCCTCTTTTACGGTCGTTGTCGGGCCATGACCTGGGTATACAACAGTTTCCTCGGGTAAGGTATAGATCCTTGTCGCAATGCTGTCTAAAAGCTGTTGATGATTGCCTCCAGGGAGATCTGTCCTTCCTATGCTGCTTTTAAAAAGCACATCTCCTCCAATGAGGAAGTTGTGTTCTCGGCTGTAGATGCACAGGTGTGCCGGAGAATGGCCAGGTGCCAGAATCAGTGACAATTCTTCGTCTCCCAGTTTCAGGATATCACCCTCATTTAGGAAAGTTTCCGGGATAGGGGAAGGTTCGTATCGGATGCCCATTTGTGGCGCGTAATTCTGTACCTGGATCACAAGGGGCAACTCACCTTCATGGAATTGCGGCGTCAGCCCGTATTTTTCCGAAACAAATTTATTGCCCAGTACATGATCGATATGCCCATGCGTATTGATTAAGAGCACCGGTTTGAGTTGATTCTTTTCGATATAGTCACTGAAATAGTTTTCCTCCTGGTAGTTGTGCATACCCGGATCAACTATGATGCATTCTTTTTCATCGTTATAGATGACATACGTGTTTTCCTGATAAGGATTGAATGTAAATGTTTGAATGTGCAGCATAGCCAAAAATAGAAATTATTTCAGTTATTCCCTATTGGAAAGGTTAATGGAGAAAAATAGATCCCCAAAAACCATTATTGTGGTTGGTTCCAGATCTCCCAGTTCTTTTCCGCTTGGAGGATGAGCATTTCATAGCCATTTTTAATGGTGGCTCCCCGCAGTTTGCCTTGCTTTAGGAAAAGGGTCTCTTCCGGATTGTAGATGAGATCGTACAATAGATGATCCGCTGAAATGTCCTCATATGGGATATCCGGACACTCCTCAACGTTAGGATAGGTGCCCAGAGGGGTACAATTGATAAGTAGTGGGGTATTGCGGATGAGCTGTTCATCCAGATCTGCATAGGATAGGTTTTCCGCTGTCTTCGTTCGGCTAACGATCTGAAACGGGATGCCCAGTTTTTGGAGCGTATAGGTAACAGCTTTTGTCGCACCTCCATTGCCGAATACCAAGGCACGCTTGTGCTGTGGTTTAAGTAGGGGCAGCAGGGATCCCTCAAAACCGAAAGCATCGGTATTGAAACCTTTCAGGTAGAACTTGCCGTCCTTGTTATGGATCTGGATACAATTTACCGCGCCCATCTCTTTTGCTTCCGGAGAAAGCTCGTCCAGATAGGGGATGATGTCCTGTTTATAGGGGATCGTTACGTTCACCCCATAAAAATTTCCATCCCTCTGGTAAAGGGATGGAAATGCTGTAATATCGGCTAAAGGGTAAAGATCATAGGCTATGTCTTCAATGCCCTCTCTTTCGAATTTGTCTAGGTAATATTTCTTGGAAAAGGAATGCCCCAATGGGTATCCTATTAATCCGAGTCGTCTCATCTATTTTCGCTATAACGTTTAATGATGTCCACAATGATCTGATTGCCCTGCAGTTGGGGCAAGTATTCGAACAACAGATAATGCTTCTCTGGGTCTACATTCAAGGCCAATTCTAGATAATTCAGTGCATCATTGTACTTGCCGGATGCGAACAGGTAAGCCACCATTCTGTAATATAGCGTAGCAACTTCCGGATTGCATTTGATGGCATCGGAAATCACCTCGATAGCATCTACCAGGCGTGATTGTTCAAACAAAAGTGATGAATAGTCCAACCATGCGTCTGAATCCGTAGGATTTAATTCCACGACCTTTGCATAGGCTTCAATGGACTGATCAAACTGTTTAAGTTTATACCGTGCATCGGCAATCGCGAACCAATAATCAGGATTTTCCGCATCGAGTTCCAACGCTTTCTTGTAGAAATGCAAGGATTCAAAATAGCGCTCCTCAAAATCCAGGGTTACACCAATGCCAAACCAGGCGTCACTCTGTCCACTGTCCAGTTTAACGGCCTTTTTATAGTATTGTCTAGCTTCGTCCATGCGCTCCAACTTTTCGTAACACTCTCCGATTGCACAGTAAGTGTCTGCACTTGGCGTTTCATGTTCAAAGGTCTGCTTGTAGACGTCAATGGCTTCAGCATAGCGGTCAAGATTCACCAATGCATTTCCCTTATTGAAATAGGCCGATGAGAAATTATCCTTGATCAGGATGGCATAATCGTACGCATCGATGGCTGCGTCGAAATCCCCGGTCTTGTGGTAGGCATTACCTA is a genomic window containing:
- the coaBC gene encoding bifunctional phosphopantothenoylcysteine decarboxylase/phosphopantothenate--cysteine ligase CoaBC, translated to MPLRDKHIVIAVSGSIAAYKIATLVRLLRKAGASIQVLMTEEATQFITPLTLSTLSGNPVLVDYYDPKTGEWNNHVHIAQAADLILIAPATANTLAKCAQGLCDNLVQAVYLSAKSPVYIAPAMDLDMWIHPAVKNNIALLESYGNLIIQPGNGELASGLVGEGRLAEPEEILDFISMNLEQDLPLKGKKALVSAGPTYEAIDPVRFIGNHSSGKMGYAIAGQLAKLGAEITLVSGPTALTTPKGVRKIDVKSAQQMLDACAEHFPAADITVMSAAVADYTPTEVADQKIKKKAEDFSIALQKTKDILATLGAQKRPDQVLVGFALETNNELENAKDKLKRKNLDFIVLNSMQDKGAGFAHDTNKVTVIQKDGQVMAFDLKSKEEVAIDICHLILQQLS
- a CDS encoding DNA-directed RNA polymerase subunit omega, whose amino-acid sequence is MNQNKNTVPNSTVTRDLRELDQSTDNLYESIVVISKRANQIAVDMKEELNQKLSEFASSNDNLEEVFENREQIEISKHYERMPKPTLVAVDEFLHDKVYFRNPSKEQE
- a CDS encoding outer membrane protein assembly factor BamD: MFLKNHVFSLIVGLFLLLSLGSCKSKFEKLRASNNVQMKYQEAVKYYEKEKYSKALTLFQELLTKYRGTADAEDLNYYTAYSAYKLKDYISARFHFGNFATSYPNSPRAEECRFMSAYCYYLDSPRSNLDQENTRKAIDQLQLFVNLYPESERAKEAGDLIQNLREKLEKKAFDNAKLYYNMGLPDDYRAAVIALENVLKEYPDTKHAEEIEFLLVKSQYLFADNSYPHRQEERFNQMIDYYDSFAEHYPESKYISEANGLRSSADRKIATALKILANDEKNRKQQEKDLGVSTPNGVPIETEAK
- a CDS encoding NifU family protein yields the protein MTLLDRVEQALDTMRPYLQTDGGNVSIEEITPDNIVKLKLLGTCANCSMSIMTFKAGLEQAIKKAVPEIVAVEAINLTDMNDPNAINPNQL
- a CDS encoding ABC transporter permease, translated to MKLPLFFAKRYLFSKKSVNAINIISTISMVGVLVSTAALVIVLSFYNGLEKFILSQYSIFSPEYRIEPTSGKVFSGKDEVFTAVRNLPQITSYSEVLEDKVLAEYHHQQFVGRLKGVESSSLQHMSNGDMLLEGNLSIQQDSTYFAILGTTVQANLQIPLHGIDNSVMLNIPDKHASPSNINPLEDIRSRAIRPSGILGYQPGFEDLIIVPLDFAKDLLNEHDQISAIEIYANNDNSTKIQKEIQGIIGDKYTVKNREQQNPTLYKTVKSEKWIVFFIVTIIGIIAIFNIIGSLTMLVIDKKQDMVVLNSLGTNNNLIQNIFFYQGMMIAMIGSFVGAVIGLIFCLLQERYGFVKTGEGSLFESYPVDVRYMDLVLIFVTVMIVSTIVSYMASRLNVKGFNGLKSV
- a CDS encoding MBL fold metallo-hydrolase, producing MLHIQTFTFNPYQENTYVIYNDEKECIIVDPGMHNYQEENYFSDYIEKNQLKPVLLINTHGHIDHVLGNKFVSEKYGLTPQFHEGELPLVIQVQNYAPQMGIRYEPSPIPETFLNEGDILKLGDEELSLILAPGHSPAHLCIYSREHNFLIGGDVLFKSSIGRTDLPGGNHQQLLDSIATRIYTLPEETVVYPGHGPTTTVKEEKQSNPFIRG
- a CDS encoding shikimate dehydrogenase family protein, producing MRRLGLIGYPLGHSFSKKYYLDKFEREGIEDIAYDLYPLADITAFPSLYQRDGNFYGVNVTIPYKQDIIPYLDELSPEAKEMGAVNCIQIHNKDGKFYLKGFNTDAFGFEGSLLPLLKPQHKRALVFGNGGATKAVTYTLQKLGIPFQIVSRTKTAENLSYADLDEQLIRNTPLLINCTPLGTYPNVEECPDIPYEDISADHLLYDLIYNPEETLFLKQGKLRGATIKNGYEMLILQAEKNWEIWNQPQ
- a CDS encoding tetratricopeptide repeat protein; protein product: MEEDFEFGSPEEQKFSVDRYEEMLRNEDQYFFDAKAFESIIEYYFSKNDFVNALQVTEFASSQHPFETSFLLRKAQLLISTLNFDDALTVLAKAELLEPSESDIYLFRGSVYSATCQDELAEENYMKALELTDSKEEVYYQLANLYQARGEFNKAIHYLQKNLKLNKDNQDALYEIAYCYDIMEKQEESIKFYLKFIDTDPYSFAAWYNLGNAYHKTGDFDAAIDAYDYAILIKDNFSSAYFNKGNALVNLDRYAEAIDVYKQTFEHETPSADTYCAIGECYEKLERMDEARQYYKKAVKLDSGQSDAWFGIGVTLDFEERYFESLHFYKKALELDAENPDYWFAIADARYKLKQFDQSIEAYAKVVELNPTDSDAWLDYSSLLFEQSRLVDAIEVISDAIKCNPEVATLYYRMVAYLFASGKYNDALNYLELALNVDPEKHYLLFEYLPQLQGNQIIVDIIKRYSENR